The following are encoded in a window of Sebastes umbrosus isolate fSebUmb1 chromosome 7, fSebUmb1.pri, whole genome shotgun sequence genomic DNA:
- the serpinf2b gene encoding serpin peptidase inhibitor, clade F (alpha-2 antiplasmin, pigment epithelium derived factor), member 2b: MDLHLTLLLICLCSQGVTSVEVAENDSIPLVPLIPLMPSHPIENVENETTVQPETAATTEVPVILTTTITGPTGSSEQEEEQDGVCLSVSRSRQSREAIGAAIQKLGVQLLQNLETSPEQPNVIISPLSISLALSQLALGAVNETEELLMHHLHENTLPCYHESLHNVLEQLRDNDLQIATRIFLRQGFEPKQDFVDESKRLYDSEPAVLESLQQINDWVDNATNGKMSDFLSALPPNLLLMLINAVHFKGEWKARFDPRFTSRGVFYLDDKNMVDVEVMEDAKHPLSLFTDSELEAQVARFPFQKSMSLLVVMPMSGQVNVSSLSAKLNVSDLYRRLPKERSVQVKVPKFKLEYAQDLQDVFTKLGLGDMFSSPNLANMADGPLLVSSVMHKSIMEINEEGAEAAAATTVVISRASNPIFHLSQPFFFALMDDMTQVPIFMGVINNPNPGAPILQRGGFGNKDKVGFPIDKSQDGTFGGPPK, translated from the exons ATGGACCTTCATCTGACACTCCTGTTGATCTGTCTCTGCAGCCAAGGAGTCACT AGTGTTGAGGTGGCAGAAAATGACTCGATCCCTTTGGTGCCTCTCATTCCTTTGATGCCGAGCCACCCCATAGAG AATGTAGAAAATGAAACTACAGTACAACCAGAAACTGCAGCTACCACAGAAGTACCTGTAATTTTAACAACAACCATTACTGGGCCCACTGGGAGCTCAGAACAAGAGGAGGAACAAGATggagtttgtctgtctgtcagccgAAGCCGACAGTCCAGGGAGGCCATCGGCGCAGCCATTCAAAAACTGGGCGTGCAGCTGCTACAGAACCTGGAGACGTCGCCAGAGCAGCCAAATGTCATCATATCTCCTTTGAGCATATCATTAGCGCTCTCCCAACTGGCTTTAG GCGCAGTAAATGAGACAGAGGAGCTGCTGATGCATCATCTCCATGAAAACACTCTCCCCTGCTACCACGAATCGCTGCATAATGTCCTGGAGCAGCTCAGGGACAACGACCTGCAAATTGCCACACGGATCTTCCTGCGCCAAG ggTTTGAACCAAAGCAAGACTTTGTCGATGAATCCAAGCGGTTATATGACTCAGAACCAGCAGTCCTGGAGAGCCTGCAGCAGATAAACGACTGGGTAGACAATGCAACAAATGGAAAgatgtctgacttcctgtctgctttGCCACCCAATCTGCTCCTCATGCTCATCAATGCTGTCCATTTCAAAG GAGAGTGGAAAGCTCGATTTGACCCGCGCTTCACCTCCAGAGGTGTGTTCTACCTTGACGACAAGAACATGGTTGATGTCGAAGTGATGGAAGATGCCAAACATCCCTTGAGTTTATTTACTGATAGTGAACTTGAGGCTCAG GTAGCACGCTTCCCATTCCAGAAGTCAATGAGCTTGTTGGTGGTCATGCCTATGTCCGGCCAGGTGAACGTGTCTTCACTTTCCGCTAAACTGAATGTCTCGGACCTGTATCGTCGTCTGCCCAAGGAGAGGTCTGTTCAAGTTAAAGTCCCCAAATTCAAACTGGAGTATGCTCAAGACCTACAAGATGTTTTTACTAAATTGG GCCTCGGAGACATGTTCTCCAGTCCCAACTTGGCTAACATGGCAGACGGCCCCCTGCTGGTCTCCAGTGTGATGCACAAGTCCATCATGGAGATAAACGAGGAAGGTGCAGAGGCGGCTGCAGCCACCACTGTGGTCATCTCACGGGCATCCAATCCCATTTTCCACCTCAGCCAACCATTCTTCTTCGCCCTTATGGATGATATGACTCAAGTGCCCATTTTCATGGGTGTCATTAACAACCCAAATCCCGGAGCTCCTATCttgcagagaggaggatttgGAAACAAAGATAAAGTGGGATTCCCAATTGATAAGAGTCAGGATGGCACATTCGGAGGTCCACCTAAGTAA